A genome region from Brooklawnia propionicigenes includes the following:
- a CDS encoding sulfide/dihydroorotate dehydrogenase-like FAD/NAD-binding protein codes for MTTTSHDDLTRYLSASQALAQTATEVEELARSEAVETYRRQIDLLGRRLQTNPRAFRDMFISDGMGAIAAEFRQPELSEEFTTALWQKLLLGNDASLVLMRFVWNLPLGAKRKFIRALDSYLSERYPVFKGLSVNWPAGSSIPPYIRTPEQRSEDFELVNQGYLGYMNIGYTQREVDLLVWLEALRDKQCADKPCQLGELLAGRKEPRGGCPVQVHIPDMMQLLGTGHFREALDLIESINPLPNVTGRVCPQELQCQSVCAHSGRPIEIGQLEWFLPQRDRVVDPDGNIARYANVPDPWQVATKPPVAVVGSGPSGLINAFLLAAEGHPVTIFESFHRLGGVLRYGIPEFRLPNSLIDDVVEKITALGGRFVTNFVVGKTATLAELKEAGFSHIFVGSGAGLPRFMNVPGEHLLNVMSANEFLTRVNLMQGHRPDHETPLPECRGKKIMIIGGGNTAMDAARTARRLGGKVTIVYRRTRQEMPARVEELAHALEEGIELATLRSPSEFRGDDRTGFVNSAVLEVMELGAPDASGRRRPMATGTSETVDVDLVIMALGNSANPIIRDSEPELTVTTAGALELTEGSQATSIGGVYSGGDAARGGSTAVKAAGDGQAAAREIREASLLPAAQIIEMVAGAKRFTDLASAPNTIIERRELQPNIIELTVNAPVIAKNAQAGQFVRVLAEPQGELVPLTLADWDAEAGTIVLVVQGMGTTSKMINAMKVGDRLEGIAGPLGQPSELHKIADDQTVVFTAGGVGLPPVYPIARANLQLGNHVTLIAGFRSADLLFWVGEGERVDELQAEFGDQLEVIYTSNDGSFGIEGFVTVPLKDLLDANQRGEGRPIAEVTTIGPPMMMRSVSDLTKPYGAKTVASLNSIMVDATGMCGACMVPVLIDGKLIRKHACIDGPELDSHAIDWDKFLPRFNLFKSQEQQSKIKHGWV; via the coding sequence ATGACCACGACAAGCCACGATGATCTGACCCGCTATCTTTCGGCGTCCCAGGCGCTCGCTCAGACCGCGACCGAGGTCGAGGAGCTGGCCCGCTCGGAGGCGGTGGAGACCTACCGGCGTCAGATCGATCTGCTCGGGCGCCGGTTGCAGACCAATCCGCGCGCCTTCCGCGACATGTTCATCTCCGACGGGATGGGGGCGATCGCCGCCGAGTTCCGCCAGCCGGAGCTGTCCGAGGAATTCACCACGGCCCTGTGGCAGAAACTGCTGCTGGGCAACGACGCATCCCTGGTGCTGATGCGTTTCGTCTGGAATCTGCCGCTGGGAGCCAAGCGCAAGTTCATCCGCGCGCTCGACAGCTACCTTTCGGAGCGCTACCCGGTGTTCAAGGGGCTGTCGGTCAACTGGCCGGCCGGCTCCTCGATTCCGCCGTATATCCGCACCCCCGAGCAGCGCAGCGAAGACTTCGAACTGGTCAACCAGGGCTACCTCGGCTACATGAACATCGGCTACACCCAGCGTGAGGTCGATCTGCTGGTCTGGCTGGAGGCATTGCGCGACAAGCAGTGCGCCGACAAGCCCTGCCAGCTCGGCGAGCTGCTGGCCGGACGCAAGGAGCCGCGCGGCGGCTGCCCGGTTCAGGTGCACATTCCCGACATGATGCAGCTGCTGGGTACCGGCCATTTCCGCGAGGCTCTCGATCTGATCGAGTCGATCAACCCGCTGCCGAACGTCACCGGGCGGGTCTGCCCGCAGGAACTGCAGTGCCAGTCCGTCTGCGCGCATTCGGGGCGTCCGATCGAGATCGGCCAGCTCGAGTGGTTCCTGCCGCAGCGCGACCGGGTCGTCGATCCGGACGGCAACATCGCGCGCTACGCGAACGTGCCCGACCCATGGCAGGTGGCCACCAAGCCGCCGGTCGCGGTGGTCGGCTCGGGGCCGTCCGGGCTGATCAATGCGTTCCTACTGGCGGCCGAAGGTCACCCGGTGACCATCTTCGAGTCCTTCCACCGGCTGGGTGGTGTCTTGCGTTACGGCATCCCGGAGTTCCGGCTGCCGAACTCACTGATCGACGATGTGGTGGAGAAGATCACCGCACTGGGCGGCCGCTTCGTCACCAACTTCGTGGTCGGCAAGACCGCGACCCTGGCCGAACTGAAGGAGGCCGGCTTCTCGCACATCTTCGTGGGCTCGGGCGCCGGCCTGCCGCGCTTCATGAACGTGCCCGGCGAACACCTGCTCAATGTGATGAGCGCCAACGAGTTCTTGACCCGGGTCAACCTCATGCAGGGTCACCGACCCGACCATGAGACTCCGTTGCCCGAATGCCGCGGCAAGAAGATCATGATCATCGGCGGCGGGAACACGGCGATGGACGCGGCCCGTACCGCGCGCCGACTCGGCGGCAAGGTGACCATCGTCTACCGCCGCACCCGCCAGGAGATGCCGGCCCGTGTCGAGGAGCTGGCGCATGCGCTGGAAGAAGGCATCGAACTGGCCACCCTGCGCTCACCCAGCGAGTTCCGCGGCGACGACCGGACCGGCTTCGTGAATTCGGCCGTGCTCGAGGTCATGGAGCTGGGGGCCCCGGACGCGTCCGGGCGTCGTCGGCCGATGGCCACCGGCACCAGCGAGACGGTGGACGTCGACCTGGTCATCATGGCGCTCGGCAACTCGGCGAACCCGATCATTCGCGATTCCGAACCCGAGCTGACGGTGACCACTGCTGGTGCCCTGGAACTCACCGAAGGCAGCCAGGCAACCTCGATCGGCGGCGTCTACTCCGGTGGTGACGCAGCACGTGGCGGATCGACGGCAGTCAAGGCCGCCGGGGACGGCCAGGCCGCAGCCCGGGAGATCAGGGAGGCGTCGCTGCTGCCTGCCGCGCAGATCATCGAGATGGTGGCCGGGGCAAAACGCTTCACCGATCTGGCCAGCGCCCCGAACACCATCATCGAGCGCCGCGAACTGCAGCCGAACATCATCGAGCTGACCGTCAATGCTCCGGTCATCGCCAAGAATGCGCAGGCCGGCCAATTCGTGCGGGTGCTCGCCGAGCCACAGGGAGAGCTGGTGCCGCTCACACTGGCCGACTGGGACGCCGAGGCCGGCACGATCGTGCTCGTCGTCCAGGGCATGGGCACCACCTCGAAGATGATCAACGCGATGAAGGTGGGGGACCGTCTCGAAGGCATCGCCGGCCCGCTGGGCCAGCCCAGTGAACTGCACAAGATCGCCGACGATCAGACCGTGGTCTTCACCGCCGGCGGTGTCGGACTGCCGCCGGTCTACCCGATCGCACGAGCGAACCTGCAGCTGGGCAATCACGTCACGCTGATCGCGGGATTCCGCAGCGCCGACCTGCTGTTCTGGGTGGGCGAGGGCGAACGGGTGGACGAACTGCAGGCCGAGTTCGGCGATCAACTCGAGGTGATCTACACCAGCAACGACGGCTCGTTCGGCATCGAGGGGTTCGTGACCGTGCCGCTCAAAGATCTGCTCGACGCAAACCAGCGCGGCGAGGGACGCCCGATCGCCGAGGTCACCACCATCGGTCCGCCGATGATGATGCGCTCGGTCTCGGATCTGACGAAGCCCTACGGAGCCAAGACGGTCGCCTCGCTGAACTCGATCATGGTGGATGCCACCGGCATGTGCGGGGCCTGCATGGTCCCGGTGCTGATCGACGGCAAGCTGATCCGCAAGCACGCCTGCATCGATGGGCCCGAACTGGACTCGCATGCGATCGACTGGGACAAGTTCTTGCCACGGTTCAATCTCTTCAAGTCGCAGGAACAACAGAGCAAGATCAAACACGGGTGGGTCTGA